A portion of the Syntrophobacterales bacterium genome contains these proteins:
- the queA gene encoding tRNA preQ1(34) S-adenosylmethionine ribosyltransferase-isomerase QueA, with translation MKLEEFSYDLPEELIAQQPAAVRDQSRMMVVNRTTKEIEFREFRNLPDYFGAGDALAINDSRVFPARLTGRKETGALIEILLLAKDKSEGKKEVWKAMLRPAKRVAPAMTFFLTEGCSARILQRLSEKQWLMEFTTDMPFDDFLLCCGRAPLPPYIKRKRGGTRSQEDLERYQTIYAKEPGSVAAPTAGLHFTSEVIAALNRREVKIAPITLHVGYGTFVPIEAENVEDHVMEEEYFSISAETAAMINGAKRVIAVGTTSTRVLESTADKNGRVKPLNGSTLLYIYPGYKFRRVDALLTNFHLPKSSLFLLACAFAGRELILEAYRLAVENRFRFYSYGDCMLII, from the coding sequence ATGAAACTTGAAGAATTCTCGTATGACCTGCCGGAAGAGCTCATCGCCCAGCAACCTGCGGCGGTTCGCGATCAATCCCGGATGATGGTTGTAAACAGAACAACAAAAGAAATTGAATTCCGCGAATTTCGGAATCTTCCGGATTATTTTGGCGCAGGCGACGCTCTGGCAATCAATGACTCCCGGGTTTTCCCGGCCCGCTTGACCGGCAGGAAGGAAACAGGGGCGCTCATTGAAATCCTTTTGTTGGCAAAGGATAAGTCGGAGGGTAAAAAAGAGGTCTGGAAGGCAATGCTGCGTCCCGCCAAAAGGGTGGCGCCGGCAATGACGTTCTTTCTAACAGAGGGGTGTTCCGCACGAATATTACAGCGCCTCTCCGAAAAACAATGGCTTATGGAATTCACCACGGACATGCCTTTCGACGATTTTCTTCTTTGCTGCGGCCGGGCGCCCTTGCCTCCCTACATAAAGCGAAAGAGGGGGGGAACTCGCTCACAGGAAGACTTGGAACGCTATCAGACCATCTATGCCAAAGAACCGGGTTCCGTGGCGGCGCCGACGGCAGGCCTCCACTTTACCAGCGAAGTTATTGCGGCTCTGAACAGACGCGAGGTGAAAATCGCCCCCATTACCCTGCACGTCGGCTACGGGACTTTTGTCCCGATTGAAGCCGAAAACGTGGAAGACCACGTAATGGAAGAGGAATATTTTTCAATATCGGCTGAGACAGCCGCAATGATCAACGGCGCCAAACGGGTGATCGCCGTGGGAACCACCTCGACCAGGGTTCTCGAGTCCACCGCCGATAAGAACGGCCGGGTAAAACCCCTAAACGGCTCCACCCTTCTCTACATTTACCCTGGTTACAAATTCCGGCGCGTCGATGCCCTTTTAACCAATTTTCACCTCCCGAAATCGTCTCTTTTTTTACTGGCATGCGCCTTCGCCGGCAGGGAGCTGATACTGGAGGCTTACCGCCTGGCCGTTGAAAACAGGTTTCGTTTTTACAGCTACGGCGATTGCATGCTTATCATATGA
- a CDS encoding branched-chain amino acid ABC transporter permease produces the protein MKRDYYEDVQLFKSGVVLFWTSALLILLFTFPLYAPNYYIYLLNIIMVHMILAVGLNILAGSTGQISLGHAGFFAIGAYGTAMLMSTFHIPFLLAIVIAAFVAAFFGFILGLPALRLEGPYLAIASLGFGLTIMHIIGAMEIFGGRMGMKTPPLDLGIEQIGLSLPVTNDLQKYYLILVIAIIMVVGAVNILKTRVGRSFVAIRDSDIAAEVIGVNLTIYKTLAFAVSAFYAGIAGGLFGFILGFFDPFTFNMILSIMFLVMVVVGGLGTVSGSIMGATLITYLQYDLFKNIAEVPYFGKFMLYISDKWFTTVGLENFSSMAIGLIMIGIIIFEPLGMFGVWIRFKKYWMTWPF, from the coding sequence ATGAAACGCGATTACTATGAAGACGTTCAGCTCTTCAAGAGCGGGGTAGTGCTCTTCTGGACATCCGCCCTGCTGATCCTTCTTTTCACCTTTCCCCTTTATGCCCCCAATTATTACATATACCTGCTGAATATCATCATGGTGCACATGATCCTGGCCGTGGGTCTGAATATACTTGCTGGCTCGACCGGGCAGATATCCCTCGGTCACGCCGGTTTTTTTGCGATCGGGGCCTACGGAACCGCCATGCTTATGTCAACTTTTCATATCCCGTTTCTGCTGGCAATTGTCATTGCCGCGTTCGTCGCCGCCTTTTTTGGTTTTATTCTGGGGCTGCCGGCCCTGCGGCTGGAGGGCCCCTATCTGGCGATCGCCTCGCTTGGTTTCGGGCTGACGATAATGCATATCATCGGCGCCATGGAAATATTCGGCGGCCGCATGGGAATGAAGACGCCGCCCCTCGATCTGGGAATAGAGCAGATCGGCCTCAGTCTGCCGGTGACGAATGACCTGCAGAAATATTACCTGATTCTTGTGATCGCGATTATTATGGTGGTCGGCGCGGTCAATATCCTGAAAACACGGGTTGGTCGCTCCTTTGTGGCGATCCGCGACAGCGATATCGCGGCGGAGGTGATCGGGGTAAATCTGACCATCTACAAAACACTGGCCTTTGCGGTCAGCGCCTTTTATGCCGGCATTGCGGGCGGCCTTTTTGGTTTTATCCTGGGATTCTTTGATCCCTTTACCTTCAACATGATTTTATCGATCATGTTTTTGGTGATGGTTGTCGTCGGCGGCCTCGGCACTGTCTCGGGGAGCATCATGGGGGCGACGCTTATCACCTATCTGCAGTACGACCTGTTTAAAAACATCGCCGAGGTTCCCTATTTCGGGAAGTTCATGCTCTACATTTCCGATAAGTGGTTCACGACCGTAGGTCTCGAAAATTTCAGCAGCATGGCCATTGGGCTTATTATGATCGGAATCATCATCTTCGAGCCGCTGGGAATGTTCGGCGTCTGGATCCGTTTTAAAAAATACTGGATGACTTGGCCGTTTTAG
- a CDS encoding branched-chain amino acid ABC transporter permease: protein MPFGQLFVEGLAIGACYGLFATAVVIIYKTSEVVNFAQGEMAMFSTFVAFHILNFYGYPFWMAFLITMLFSIVMGVLIEFLFLRPAKHPTILGMIVITLGAEMFLMGLASWKWGAEQQFFSLPVNPSVTYEPVKGMIINNWAIAILAVTAFIMLFLFVFFKYTRLGTAMRATQQNKNAAKIMGIRTERMFSFAWGFSSLIGAIAGMFFASRATLDPAFMMEPFLRAFAAAVLGGLMSIPGVIIGGGLMGLIENYFGYFWPEWKPIIAFIVIVLVLCVRPSGLFAKHYIKKV, encoded by the coding sequence ATGCCCTTTGGTCAGCTTTTTGTGGAAGGATTGGCAATTGGCGCTTGTTATGGTCTCTTTGCCACGGCGGTGGTAATAATTTACAAGACGTCAGAGGTGGTTAACTTTGCCCAGGGGGAGATGGCGATGTTTTCCACCTTTGTTGCCTTTCATATCCTTAATTTTTATGGATACCCTTTTTGGATGGCCTTCCTGATCACGATGCTGTTTTCAATCGTGATGGGGGTTCTTATAGAGTTTCTCTTCCTGCGTCCCGCCAAGCATCCGACTATCCTGGGAATGATTGTCATTACGCTGGGGGCGGAGATGTTTCTTATGGGACTGGCAAGCTGGAAATGGGGCGCCGAGCAGCAGTTCTTTTCCCTCCCCGTGAATCCCTCGGTTACCTACGAACCAGTAAAGGGGATGATTATCAACAATTGGGCAATCGCCATACTTGCTGTTACCGCCTTCATCATGCTTTTTCTTTTTGTTTTCTTTAAATATACCCGCCTGGGAACGGCGATGCGGGCGACGCAGCAGAATAAAAACGCCGCAAAAATCATGGGGATAAGAACCGAAAGGATGTTCTCCTTCGCCTGGGGGTTCAGCTCCCTGATTGGCGCGATTGCGGGAATGTTTTTTGCCTCCCGGGCAACGCTCGATCCTGCCTTCATGATGGAGCCGTTTCTGCGCGCCTTTGCCGCCGCTGTTCTCGGGGGGCTCATGAGCATCCCGGGGGTGATCATCGGCGGCGGGCTGATGGGGCTAATTGAGAACTATTTCGGGTATTTCTGGCCGGAATGGAAACCGATCATCGCCTTTATAGTCATAGTTCTTGTGCTGTGCGTACGTCCGAGCGGGCTTTTCGCCAAGCATTACATAAAAAAGGTTTAG
- a CDS encoding ABC transporter substrate-binding protein codes for MGSKKFFVTMVALVALLSLTALSSAANPPGFDDNEIRIGQWGPQTGPAAPWGSVARGSKLLFDIVNEEGGINGRKIKYFIRDDMYNPAQTSAVVKELVERQGVFAFVGGVGAACGMAVKDYLSKNKIVWVGPSAADDNFIEPLDPYLFAVYPLYNDEGSILAKYIVEKLKSTKIAMLYQNDAYGKDGLEGAKKRLATYKMQFVAEIPVEPTEKDLGSQILRLKNSGAETVMMFVGPTTAVIALKTSANVGFKPQWVSSNTLSDYPLMFKITGGLWEGVITGAFGEIPSSTTNKYMVKYREAAKRFAPQERWGTFYLAGLLFADPIVDALKRAGRNLSTESLLKALNSVKGHQTIGPPVTWTEKQHQGTDSVMIQKCGPNGSYIDLQGWTKNDLATWNK; via the coding sequence ATGGGCAGCAAGAAATTTTTTGTCACAATGGTAGCGTTAGTGGCGCTATTGTCGCTTACGGCTTTGTCATCGGCGGCAAATCCCCCGGGGTTTGACGATAACGAGATCCGCATCGGTCAGTGGGGGCCGCAGACCGGGCCGGCGGCGCCTTGGGGGTCGGTGGCGAGGGGCAGCAAGCTGCTTTTTGATATCGTCAATGAAGAGGGCGGCATTAATGGCAGGAAGATCAAATATTTCATCCGGGATGACATGTACAATCCCGCCCAGACATCGGCGGTGGTCAAGGAACTGGTCGAGCGCCAGGGGGTCTTTGCCTTTGTCGGCGGCGTTGGCGCTGCCTGCGGCATGGCCGTCAAGGATTATCTTTCCAAAAACAAGATTGTATGGGTTGGTCCTTCCGCAGCCGATGACAACTTCATCGAGCCGCTTGATCCGTATTTGTTTGCCGTTTACCCTCTCTACAACGATGAGGGGAGCATCCTTGCGAAATACATCGTCGAAAAACTCAAATCCACAAAGATAGCGATGCTCTATCAGAATGACGCCTACGGAAAAGATGGCCTGGAGGGGGCAAAGAAACGATTGGCTACTTACAAAATGCAGTTTGTAGCGGAAATTCCCGTGGAGCCGACCGAGAAGGATTTGGGCTCCCAGATCCTCCGTCTGAAAAATTCAGGGGCTGAAACAGTGATGATGTTTGTTGGTCCCACTACCGCCGTTATTGCCCTGAAGACGAGTGCGAATGTCGGCTTCAAGCCTCAGTGGGTTTCTTCGAACACACTTTCCGATTACCCGCTTATGTTCAAGATTACCGGCGGATTATGGGAAGGGGTTATAACTGGCGCTTTTGGAGAGATTCCCAGCTCGACCACCAACAAATACATGGTCAAATACCGTGAGGCGGCCAAAAGGTTTGCCCCACAGGAGCGCTGGGGAACCTTTTATCTGGCGGGACTGCTCTTTGCCGACCCCATTGTCGATGCGCTCAAGAGGGCCGGGAGAAACCTGAGTACAGAGTCGCTGTTAAAGGCGTTAAACTCGGTCAAGGGGCATCAGACGATTGGTCCTCCGGTCACCTGGACCGAAAAACAGCATCAGGGGACTGATTCGGTAATGATTCAGAAATGCGGTCCGAATGGCAGCTATATTGACCTGCAGGGCTGGACCAAGAACGATCTGGCGACCTGGAACAAATAA
- a CDS encoding ABC transporter ATP-binding protein, with translation MDHFKVENLSISFGGLKAVNDISFSVEKNSIFSIIGPNGSGKTTIFNMISGIYKPSHGSIICNGENLVGFSPDHIARKGVARTFQNIELFGKATVMDNLMLGRHLHMKTGVFAGAFLWGRGSFAAKEEIANRKIVEKIIDFLDLQSVRNSYVGNLPYGKRKLVELGRALALEPQVLLLDEPSAGMNTEEKEDLNIWIKDIQADYDVTILLIEHDMKMIMGISDRILAVNQGQKIVEGTAAVVQSHPEVIKAYLGEEH, from the coding sequence ATGGATCATTTTAAGGTTGAAAATTTAAGCATCAGCTTTGGCGGCCTGAAGGCGGTCAATGATATCAGCTTCAGCGTCGAAAAGAATTCCATCTTTTCCATAATCGGACCGAACGGCTCCGGCAAGACTACCATTTTCAACATGATCAGCGGAATATACAAGCCCAGCCACGGCAGTATTATCTGCAATGGGGAAAATCTGGTAGGGTTTTCCCCGGATCACATCGCCCGCAAAGGGGTTGCCCGAACCTTTCAGAATATCGAGCTTTTTGGCAAGGCGACGGTAATGGACAACCTGATGCTGGGCAGGCATTTGCACATGAAGACCGGTGTTTTTGCCGGCGCCTTTCTTTGGGGCAGGGGATCATTTGCCGCAAAAGAGGAGATAGCCAACCGGAAAATAGTGGAAAAGATAATAGATTTTCTTGACCTTCAGTCTGTTCGCAACAGCTATGTGGGAAACCTGCCCTATGGGAAGCGCAAGCTGGTCGAACTGGGACGGGCGCTAGCGCTGGAGCCGCAAGTCCTTCTGCTCGATGAACCATCCGCCGGGATGAACACCGAGGAGAAGGAAGACCTGAATATCTGGATCAAGGACATTCAGGCGGACTATGACGTTACGATCCTGCTTATTGAACACGATATGAAGATGATCATGGGCATCTCCGACCGGATACTTGCGGTGAATCAGGGGCAGAAGATTGTTGAGGGGACTGCGGCAGTCGTGCAGAGCCACCCGGAGGTTATCAAAGCCTATCTTGGGGAGGAGCACTGA
- a CDS encoding ABC transporter ATP-binding protein, whose amino-acid sequence MLKVNNIETWYDLIRALHGISFEIKQGDIVALLGSNGAGKTTTLKTIMRLLYDLKEEQPEKGTIEFLGERIDRKNTDEIVRMGISYVPEGREVFPELSVIENIRMGAYTRRDRKEINDDIERIFEYFPILKKRHDQEAGHLSGGEQQMLAIGRALMSRPKLLMLDEPSLGLSPLLTQEIFTIIADINKQDGVTILLVEQNVNMALKYSNFAFLMENGRIVRADKPEVLREDEDVKEFYLGIAKEVSVKGYKRYRRKVRFR is encoded by the coding sequence ATGCTGAAAGTAAACAATATCGAAACCTGGTACGATTTGATCAGGGCCCTCCACGGCATCTCTTTTGAGATAAAACAGGGCGATATCGTGGCCCTGCTTGGTTCAAATGGCGCCGGCAAGACAACCACGCTCAAGACGATCATGCGGCTTCTCTATGATTTAAAAGAAGAGCAGCCGGAAAAGGGGACCATTGAATTTCTCGGCGAGCGCATCGATCGCAAAAATACCGATGAAATCGTTCGCATGGGGATAAGCTATGTACCGGAAGGAAGAGAGGTTTTCCCGGAACTTTCCGTGATCGAAAATATCCGGATGGGCGCCTATACCAGAAGGGACAGAAAAGAAATCAATGACGATATAGAACGTATATTCGAATACTTTCCGATCCTGAAAAAACGGCACGATCAGGAGGCCGGACATCTCAGCGGCGGCGAGCAGCAGATGCTGGCCATCGGGCGGGCTCTGATGAGCCGTCCCAAATTGCTGATGCTCGATGAACCTTCCCTGGGTCTGTCGCCGCTGCTGACGCAGGAGATCTTCACGATCATCGCCGACATCAACAAGCAAGACGGGGTCACGATTCTGCTGGTCGAGCAGAATGTCAATATGGCGTTGAAGTATTCCAATTTCGCGTTTCTTATGGAAAACGGCCGGATTGTCCGCGCCGACAAGCCGGAGGTCTTGCGGGAAGATGAGGACGTCAAAGAGTTTTATCTGGGAATCGCCAAAGAGGTTTCGGTGAAGGGCTACAAGCGGTATCGCCGCAAGGTCCGTTTCCGGTAA
- a CDS encoding AMP-binding protein, whose product MLIDTLPKALINMTGLQPERVALRYKDLGIWKDVHWSEYLQKVKYVALGLHELGVRKGDHVSIIGENKPEWLYCAFGAMSAGATFVGVYTTNPVKECEYVVGHSESVIYLCEDEEQLDKALTFRQNTPALKKMIVWDTEGLRDFHDPMVMSFDDLLALGEKIDKKMPKLFDELVALGKGEDIAGIIYTSGTTGPPKGAMLSHEGYLWVGQKATIVTQGSPDDETISFLPLNHVYEQIFDMMVHMTVGHTVNFTENTDTVMADMKDVSPTLFHAVPRIWEKYYSGIVLKMKDATPFKKLVYKTSIMIGERYNNQKLSGSPVSLWLAIVYQIAYFVTFRKLKERLGFDRVKIGFSGAAPISASILKYFQSIGIPIREGYGMTETTGITHMSEEKNFKIGTVGRALPETEVIIAEDGEILVRHKGIFKGYYRDEETTREALQDGWMHTGDVGVIDEDGFLKITDRKKDLIITAGGKNIAPQFIENLLKFSPYINDAVIIGDKRKFVSAIIVIDEENVVKYAQDMKVQFTTFASLTQTAEVINLIQEEINKVNDQVARVENIRKFRILDKKLYTEDGEVTPTMKVKRKFINAQYADLIESMYKGD is encoded by the coding sequence ATGCTTATAGATACACTGCCCAAGGCCTTGATTAACATGACGGGTTTGCAGCCGGAAAGGGTGGCCTTGAGATATAAGGACCTCGGCATCTGGAAGGATGTTCACTGGTCGGAATATCTGCAAAAGGTCAAATATGTGGCCCTGGGGCTGCACGAACTGGGCGTGCGCAAGGGCGATCATGTATCGATCATCGGTGAAAACAAACCGGAGTGGCTCTACTGCGCCTTCGGGGCAATGTCCGCGGGGGCCACTTTTGTCGGCGTCTATACGACCAATCCCGTCAAAGAGTGTGAATATGTAGTCGGCCATTCCGAGTCGGTTATCTATCTCTGCGAAGACGAAGAACAATTGGACAAGGCCCTCACCTTTCGCCAGAATACCCCCGCCCTGAAAAAGATGATCGTCTGGGACACGGAAGGATTGCGCGATTTTCATGACCCGATGGTGATGAGTTTTGACGATTTGCTGGCGCTCGGAGAAAAGATCGACAAAAAGATGCCGAAACTTTTCGATGAGCTGGTCGCTCTGGGAAAAGGGGAGGATATTGCAGGCATTATCTATACTTCGGGAACAACTGGTCCGCCCAAGGGGGCCATGCTCTCGCATGAGGGGTATCTTTGGGTAGGCCAGAAAGCCACCATCGTTACCCAGGGCAGCCCGGATGATGAAACTATATCATTTCTTCCATTAAATCACGTATATGAACAGATTTTTGATATGATGGTGCACATGACGGTCGGCCACACCGTAAACTTTACCGAAAACACCGACACGGTTATGGCGGACATGAAGGATGTCTCGCCGACGTTGTTTCATGCGGTGCCGAGGATTTGGGAAAAATATTACTCCGGCATTGTCCTGAAGATGAAGGATGCCACGCCTTTTAAAAAACTCGTTTACAAGACATCGATCATGATCGGGGAACGTTACAATAACCAAAAACTGTCGGGCAGTCCGGTTTCTTTGTGGTTGGCAATTGTCTATCAGATCGCGTATTTTGTAACCTTCCGCAAGCTCAAGGAGCGTCTGGGGTTTGACCGTGTGAAAATCGGTTTTTCCGGGGCCGCGCCTATTTCAGCCAGTATCTTGAAATATTTTCAGAGCATAGGAATTCCAATCCGCGAAGGTTACGGGATGACGGAGACCACCGGCATTACCCACATGTCTGAAGAAAAGAACTTCAAGATAGGAACGGTCGGCAGGGCTCTTCCGGAAACAGAGGTCATTATTGCCGAGGATGGAGAGATTCTTGTGCGCCACAAGGGGATCTTCAAGGGTTATTACCGCGATGAGGAGACAACCCGCGAGGCCCTGCAGGACGGCTGGATGCATACCGGCGATGTCGGGGTGATCGACGAGGATGGTTTTCTGAAAATCACCGATCGTAAGAAGGATTTGATCATCACCGCCGGCGGCAAGAATATCGCCCCGCAGTTTATAGAAAATCTACTGAAGTTCTCCCCCTACATCAACGATGCGGTGATAATCGGCGACAAGCGCAAGTTTGTCAGCGCCATCATCGTCATCGATGAGGAAAACGTGGTCAAATACGCCCAGGATATGAAGGTTCAATTTACCACGTTTGCCAGTCTCACCCAGACGGCGGAGGTGATAAATCTTATTCAGGAAGAGATAAACAAGGTCAATGATCAGGTGGCGCGCGTCGAAAACATCCGTAAATTCCGTATCCTCGACAAAAAACTTTATACTGAAGACGGGGAGGTCACCCCGACCATGAAGGTCAAACGCAAGTTCATCAATGCGCAATACGCCGACCTGATAGAGTCGATGTACAAAGGGGATTAG
- a CDS encoding enoyl-CoA hydratase/isomerase family protein: MADVLLKERTEEGILTLTLNRPEAMNCFNFELLAELAETIREANFDLALRCIIITGAAGDDPKKSSFSTGADLKERRTLSDDQVRRFIFTIRNTFTAVEQVRVPVIAAINGYAFGGGMEIALASDIRIASENAIMGLTETSLGIIPGGGGTQRLPRIVGLAKAKELIFTARRLDAQTALKIGLVNRVVEPAELLTAAREIALEIAKNGPIGVAQAKFALNFGTEASLGVALSLESKAYDVTIPTKDRLEALAAFAEKRKPVFRGE, encoded by the coding sequence ATGGCTGATGTTCTCTTGAAGGAAAGGACCGAGGAAGGAATCCTTACCCTCACGCTCAATCGCCCCGAGGCGATGAACTGCTTCAATTTTGAACTCCTGGCGGAGCTTGCCGAGACAATCCGCGAGGCAAATTTTGATCTCGCGCTTAGGTGCATAATCATAACCGGCGCGGCGGGAGACGATCCTAAAAAGTCCTCTTTTTCGACCGGCGCCGACCTGAAGGAGCGCCGCACCCTGAGCGATGATCAGGTGCGCCGTTTTATTTTCACGATCCGCAACACCTTTACCGCGGTGGAACAGGTGCGTGTGCCGGTGATCGCGGCAATAAACGGCTATGCCTTCGGCGGCGGCATGGAAATTGCCCTTGCCTCCGATATCAGGATTGCCTCCGAAAACGCAATCATGGGGCTTACCGAGACCAGCCTCGGCATCATTCCGGGCGGCGGCGGCACCCAGCGGCTGCCGAGAATCGTCGGGCTTGCCAAGGCAAAAGAGCTGATCTTTACCGCCCGCAGGCTCGACGCCCAGACTGCCCTTAAGATCGGTCTGGTCAACCGCGTTGTCGAACCGGCGGAGCTGCTGACGGCGGCGCGGGAGATAGCCCTGGAGATAGCCAAAAACGGTCCTATCGGGGTTGCCCAGGCGAAGTTTGCGCTGAATTTCGGGACAGAGGCATCCCTTGGCGTTGCGCTTTCCCTCGAATCAAAGGCCTATGATGTGACCATCCCCACCAAAGACCGCCTGGAGGCCCTCGCCGCCTTCGCCGAAAAAAGGAAACCGGTATTCCGGGGCGAGTAA